The Lentzea guizhouensis genome contains a region encoding:
- a CDS encoding S8 family peptidase, producing MQPHHVVVGHGGNVMGNPGDRPRPTDPFNPPKADDRLSGIRVGVLDTGISSGAQLEHPDWFKDRFFKEPDDVDPAYTSGALFGLQGGHGTFVAGVIQSAACGVAFDPEVALDVNGFGDEERLVAKIAEMGKKRLDLLNLSLGCYTEDDVASEPLRNAINALPPETVVVASAGNRGDQRPSWPAAFCRVTAVAALAQNSDGLIIPACYSSFGHWVDACAIGNRSSTYLKGEWKLPGEPGATPFALWAYWSGTSFAAPWVTGRIAATMAKDGLTAVQARDKLLVNPEFHAGYGVFVK from the coding sequence GTGCAACCGCACCACGTCGTCGTCGGCCACGGCGGCAACGTCATGGGCAACCCCGGCGACCGGCCCCGGCCCACCGACCCGTTCAACCCTCCCAAGGCCGACGACCGGCTCTCCGGCATCCGGGTGGGCGTCCTCGACACCGGCATCTCCTCCGGCGCCCAGCTGGAGCACCCCGACTGGTTCAAGGACAGGTTCTTCAAGGAGCCCGACGACGTCGACCCCGCCTACACCAGCGGCGCGCTCTTCGGCCTGCAGGGCGGCCACGGCACGTTCGTCGCGGGCGTCATCCAGAGCGCGGCCTGCGGTGTGGCGTTCGACCCCGAGGTCGCTCTGGACGTGAACGGCTTCGGCGACGAGGAACGCCTGGTCGCCAAGATCGCCGAGATGGGCAAGAAGAGGCTCGACCTGCTCAACCTGTCCCTCGGTTGCTACACCGAGGACGACGTCGCCTCCGAGCCGCTGCGCAACGCGATCAACGCGCTGCCGCCGGAGACCGTCGTGGTCGCCTCCGCCGGCAACCGGGGTGACCAGCGCCCGAGCTGGCCCGCCGCGTTCTGCCGGGTCACCGCCGTCGCCGCGCTCGCCCAGAACAGCGACGGGTTGATCATCCCGGCCTGCTACTCGAGCTTCGGCCACTGGGTCGACGCCTGCGCGATCGGCAACCGCTCCTCGACCTACCTCAAGGGCGAGTGGAAGCTCCCCGGTGAGCCCGGCGCGACCCCGTTCGCGCTGTGGGCCTACTGGTCCGGCACGTCGTTCGCGGCGCCGTGGGTGACCGGGCGGATCGCCGCCACGATGGCCAAGGACGGCCTCACCGCGGTCCAGGCGCGTGACAAACTGCTGGTGAACCCGGAGTTCCACGCCGGCTACGGGGTCTTCGTCAAATAA
- a CDS encoding SAM-dependent methyltransferase encodes MVDRVSWVPEGVNVDVPSSARIYDYLLGGGHNFEADRETAEALIKVLPVRDMARRNRAYLRRVVLELAGLGIRQFLDLGSGIPTVGNVHEVAHEVDPGAKVVYVDFEPVAITHAELMLAGEPNVTALLADLREPEKVVQQARELLDFSQPVGLLVVGVLQFIPDSDDPWGVLSRYVEALAPGSYLALSHFTADSMPAAMAAGKEIFAKTAEPITPRTKAQVTDMLQGTEIVEPGIVFTPQWRPETPEDVGTDPSKANLYAAVGRKP; translated from the coding sequence GTGGTCGATCGAGTCAGCTGGGTTCCGGAAGGTGTCAACGTCGACGTGCCGAGCTCGGCGCGGATCTACGACTACCTGCTCGGCGGCGGGCACAACTTCGAAGCCGACCGCGAGACGGCGGAAGCGCTGATCAAGGTCCTGCCGGTGCGGGACATGGCCCGGCGCAACCGCGCGTACCTGCGGCGGGTGGTGCTGGAGCTGGCCGGGCTGGGCATCAGGCAGTTCCTCGACCTGGGCTCGGGCATCCCGACGGTCGGCAACGTGCACGAGGTGGCGCACGAGGTCGACCCCGGGGCCAAGGTCGTGTACGTCGACTTCGAACCGGTCGCGATCACGCACGCCGAGCTGATGCTGGCCGGCGAGCCGAACGTGACCGCGTTGCTCGCCGATCTCCGCGAGCCGGAGAAGGTCGTGCAGCAGGCGCGCGAGCTGCTCGACTTCTCCCAGCCGGTCGGGTTGCTCGTCGTGGGAGTGCTGCAGTTCATCCCGGACTCCGACGACCCGTGGGGCGTGTTGTCCCGCTACGTCGAAGCGCTCGCTCCGGGTTCGTACCTCGCGCTGTCGCACTTCACCGCCGACAGCATGCCCGCCGCCATGGCCGCGGGTAAGGAGATCTTCGCGAAGACCGCGGAGCCGATCACGCCGCGCACCAAGGCTCAGGTGACGGACATGTTGCAGGGCACCGAGATCGTCGAGCCCGGCATCGTGTTCACGCCGCAGTGGCGGCCGGAGACGCCGGAGGACGTCGGCACCGACCCGTCGAAGGCCAACCTCTACGCCGCGGTGGGCCGCAAGCCCTGA
- a CDS encoding RNA polymerase sigma factor, protein MTSASPIAALVSAAAEGDQGAWNEIVDRYTPLVVSVIYKHRLRPADASDVNQTLWLRLVEQIGRLREPEALPGWIMTTTRNECLRVLRVQQRTHLYDPLTESDVLESAEDSDADADLLAVERRQALRDGFAELTEQCKRLLTKLMTDPPPSYQVVSEELAMPVGSIGPTRIRCLEKLRKTSAISAFLGSPAQRKPQVRGGVLGAARLGQ, encoded by the coding sequence GTGACCTCAGCATCCCCGATCGCCGCGCTCGTCAGCGCGGCGGCCGAGGGCGACCAGGGTGCGTGGAACGAGATCGTGGACCGGTACACGCCGCTGGTCGTGTCGGTGATCTACAAGCACCGGCTGCGCCCCGCGGACGCGTCCGACGTGAACCAGACGCTGTGGCTCCGGCTCGTGGAGCAGATCGGCAGGCTCCGCGAGCCCGAGGCGTTGCCCGGCTGGATCATGACGACCACCCGCAACGAGTGCCTGCGCGTGTTGCGGGTGCAGCAGCGGACGCACCTCTACGACCCGCTGACCGAGTCCGACGTGCTGGAGTCGGCGGAGGACTCCGACGCCGACGCCGACCTGCTGGCCGTGGAGCGGCGGCAGGCCCTGCGCGACGGGTTCGCCGAGCTCACCGAGCAGTGCAAGCGGTTGCTGACCAAGCTGATGACCGATCCGCCGCCGAGCTACCAGGTCGTGAGCGAAGAGCTCGCGATGCCGGTCGGCAGCATCGGGCCCACCCGGATCCGGTGCCTGGAGAAACTGCGCAAGACCTCGGCGATCTCCGCCTTCCTGGGATCGCCGGCCCAACGGAAGCCACAGGTGAGAGGGGGTGTGCTGGGTGCGGCACGACTGGGACAGTGA